A region from the Planctomycetota bacterium genome encodes:
- a CDS encoding anthranilate phosphoribosyltransferase: MTFQEIIHKVGKGPHHAEDLSAEEAEFAFRFLLDGRATPLQIGGFLLALRAKSETAVEVAAFARVLRERRPRVPAPPGTLDVPAYAGKARTFHALPAAAVVLAASGLPVLLHAYNEAPGRLGTGDLLRALGAGPGTLERHGLGYLDIRDYFPRLWEFLELRKELGVRSVFNVVARLLDPADARRHLIAITHQPYFEKFRGALESLGAERAAIVMGSEGEPEAPFHGVTRAVEVPGGAERVFRPEDVGLPRTRPADLPAGTLEEELALTRRVLAGERLPARHVVVLTAATGLYVGGRAASWAEGVARAQETLDSGRAREKLEAMAR; encoded by the coding sequence ATGACGTTCCAGGAGATCATCCACAAGGTCGGCAAGGGCCCCCACCACGCCGAGGATCTCTCGGCGGAGGAGGCGGAGTTCGCCTTCCGCTTCCTCCTGGACGGCCGGGCCACGCCGCTTCAGATCGGCGGATTCCTTCTGGCGCTGCGCGCCAAGTCCGAGACGGCCGTGGAAGTGGCCGCCTTCGCGCGCGTCCTGCGGGAGCGGCGGCCGCGCGTTCCCGCGCCGCCCGGGACGCTCGACGTCCCGGCCTACGCGGGCAAGGCGCGGACGTTCCACGCGCTCCCGGCCGCCGCCGTGGTCCTGGCCGCCTCCGGCCTGCCGGTGCTCCTGCACGCCTACAACGAGGCGCCCGGGCGGCTCGGGACGGGCGATCTCCTGCGGGCGCTCGGGGCGGGCCCCGGAACGCTCGAGCGCCACGGCCTGGGGTATCTCGACATCCGCGATTACTTCCCCCGCCTCTGGGAGTTTCTGGAGCTGCGCAAGGAGCTCGGCGTGCGCTCGGTCTTCAACGTGGTCGCGCGGCTTCTCGATCCGGCGGACGCGCGCCGGCACCTGATCGCCATCACCCATCAGCCGTACTTCGAGAAGTTCCGCGGGGCGCTGGAATCCCTCGGCGCTGAGCGGGCGGCGATCGTCATGGGCTCCGAGGGCGAGCCCGAGGCGCCGTTCCACGGCGTGACCCGCGCGGTGGAAGTCCCGGGCGGCGCGGAGCGCGTCTTCCGGCCGGAGGACGTGGGCCTGCCCCGGACGCGGCCGGCGGACCTTCCGGCCGGAACGCTCGAGGAGGAGCTGGCCCTCACGCGCCGGGTCCTGGCGGGGGAGCGCCTGCCGGCGCGCCACGTCGTGGTGCTCACGGCGGCCACGGGACTTTACGTCGGGGGCCGCGCGGCCTCCTGGGCGGAGGGCGTGGCCAGGGCGCAGGAGACGCTCGATTCCGGCCGGGCGCGGGAGAAGCTCGAGGCGATGGCGCGCTGA